The proteins below come from a single Mangifera indica cultivar Alphonso chromosome 16, CATAS_Mindica_2.1, whole genome shotgun sequence genomic window:
- the LOC123198835 gene encoding cytochrome P450 71AU50-like, translating to MSWTWTSLALVALFFFLQALLWKKDTKSNRLPPGPRGFPIFGSLHLLGKFPHRDFQKLAKKYGPIMFMRLGLMPTVVVSSPQAAEQFLKTHDLIFASRPAIEASKYISYGHKSLAFSPYGSYWRTVRKMCTLELLSMAKINAFQAMRKEELDLLIEYVKEAAEDGVAVDLTAKVSSLTADMTCRMVFGKKYLEEEFHEKGFKAVIQESLTLAAIPNLGDYIPQIASLDLQGLRKRMKAVSKVFDAFFEKIIDEHVLSKDEKRTKDFVDVMLSFLGSEETEYKINREHIKAIILDMLTGAMDTSATAVEWALSELMKHPEEMKKVQKELETAVGLDRMFEESDLDNLEYLDMVVKETLRLHPVGPLLLPHESVEDCTINGYHIPKKSRVVINAWAIGRDPEAWTDPEKFWPERFVNSNIDLRGRDFQLIPFGSGRRGCPGMQLGLTAVKQVVAQLVHCFDWELPDGMLPSELDMSEEFGLVIPRAKHLLAVPTYRLKINDNRL from the exons ATGTCTTGGACTTGGACCTCACTTGCTCTTGTGgccctcttcttcttcctccaagCTTTGCTGTggaaaaaagatacaaaatCTAACCGATTGCCTCCAGGTCCAAGAGGGTTTCCCATTTTCGGAAGCCTTCATTTGTTAGGCAAGTTTCCTCACAgagattttcaaaaacttgCAAAAAAATATGGCCCCATCATGTTTATGCGCTTAGGCTTGATGCCAACAGTCGTAGTTTCATCACCTCAAGCTGCTGAACAGTTCCTGAAAACGCACGATCTTATTTTTGCCAGCAGGCCTGCTATTGAAGCTTCGAAGTATATTAGTTACGGGCATAAGAGTTTAGCCTTTTCTCCTTATGGGTCTTATTGGCGCACCGTCCGCAAGATGTGCACCTTGGAACTTCTTAGTATGGCTAAGATCAATGCTTTCCAGGCCATGAGAAAAGAAGAGCTTGATCTCTTGATTGAATATGTAAAAGAGGCTGCCGAAGATGGTGTTGCTGTTGATCTTACTGCAAAGGTGTCGTCTCTGACCGCTGACATGACTTGTCGAATGGTTTTTGGGAAGAAATATCTGGAGGAGGAGTTTCATGAGAAAGGGTTCAAGGCTGTGATCCAAGAGTCTTTGACATTGGCAGCCATTCCAAATTTGGGTGATTACATCCCCCAAATTGCTTCACTTGATCTCCAGGGGCTGAGAAAGCGGATGAAGGCGGTTTCCAAGGTGTTTGATGCCTTCTTTGAAAAGATTATTGATGAGCATGTTCTATCCAAGGATGAAAAGAGAACCAAAGATTTTGTTGATGTCATGTTGAGCTTCTTGGGATCAGAAGAAACCGAGTACAAAATTAATCGAGAGCATATCAAAGCCATAATCTTG GATATGCTTACAGGTGCAATGGACACTTCAGCTACTGCCGTAGAGTGGGCACTTTCAGAACTCATGAAACATCctgaagaaatgaagaaagtACAGAAAGAACTGGAAACTGCCGTGGGACTGGACAGGATGTTTGAAGAATCAGATTTGGACAACCTGGAATACTTGGACATGGTTGTGAAAGAAACCCTCAGGCTCCATCCTGTAGGCCCTTTATTACTCCCCCATGAATCTGTGGAAGATTGCACAATAAATGGCTACCACATACCCAAGAAATCACGAGTTGTTATAAATGCATGGGCAATCGGAAGAGATCCAGAAGCCTGGACCGATCCTGAGAAGTTTTGGCCGGAAAGGTTTGTCAATAGTAACATTGATCTTCGTGGTCGAGACTTTCAGCTTATCCCATTTGGTTCCGGCCGCAGAGGGTGCCCTGGAATGCAATTGGGACTCACTGCGGTGAAGCAAGTGGTAGCACAGCTTGTGCATTGCTTTGATTGGGAGCTTCCGGATGGGATGCTGCCGAGTGAATTGGACATGAGTGAGGAGTTTGGTCTTGTGATTCCTAGA